One Benincasa hispida cultivar B227 chromosome 5, ASM972705v1, whole genome shotgun sequence genomic window carries:
- the LOC120077351 gene encoding GDP-mannose 3,5-epimerase 1-like, with product MGGMGFIQSNHSATMYNNTMISFNVLEAARINGVKRFFYASSACIYSEFKQLETNPQDTYGLEKLATEELRKHYTKDFGGREKPPTVFCIKALTSIDKFEMWGDGLQTRSFTFIDECVKGVLR from the exons ATGGGCGGTATGGGCTTCATCCAATCCAATCACTCTGCTACTATGTATAATAACACCATGATCAGCTTCAATGTGCTTGAAGCTGCAAGAATCAATGGAGTTAAGAG GTTTTTCTATGCTTCTAGTGCTTGCATCTACTCTGAATTTAAGCAATTGGAAACTAAT CCCCAAGATACTTATGGTTTGGAGAAGCTTGCTACAGAGGAGTTGCGCAAACATTATACTAAGGATTTCG GTGGAAGGGAAAAGCCTCCTACTGTATTCTGCATAAAGGCTCTCacttctatagataagtttgaGATGTGGGGAGATGGTCTTCAAACAAGATCTTTCACTTTCATTGATGAATGTGTAAAAGGTGTTCTGAGATAA